A section of the Luteolibacter rhizosphaerae genome encodes:
- a CDS encoding co-chaperone GroES gives MASIKPLGQRVLVKRLDAEAVSAGGIVLPDTAKEKPQEAEVLSLGTGGLDEKGNKLEFTVKVGDKVLISKYGGTEVKIDGQEVLIISESDILGIVA, from the coding sequence ATGGCCAGCATCAAACCACTCGGTCAACGCGTGCTCGTGAAGCGCCTCGACGCCGAAGCAGTCAGCGCCGGCGGCATCGTTCTCCCGGACACCGCCAAGGAGAAGCCCCAGGAAGCCGAAGTCCTCAGCCTCGGCACCGGCGGCTTGGACGAGAAGGGCAACAAGCTCGAGTTCACCGTGAAGGTGGGCGACAAGGTCCTCATCTCCAAATACGGCGGCACTGAAGTGAAGATCGACGGCCAGGAAGTGCTCATCATTTCCGAGTCCGACATCCTCGGCATCGTCGCTTGA
- the groL gene encoding chaperonin GroEL (60 kDa chaperone family; promotes refolding of misfolded polypeptides especially under stressful conditions; forms two stacked rings of heptamers to form a barrel-shaped 14mer; ends can be capped by GroES; misfolded proteins enter the barrel where they are refolded when GroES binds) gives MMAKQLQFDEAARQALLRGVEKLARAVKATLGPAGRNVILDKKFGSPTITKDGVSVAKEIELECPYENMGAQLIREVSSKTSDIAGDGTTTATVLAEAIYKEGLRNVTAGANPISLQRGILKATEAIVAQLKAISKEVNDTKEIAQVATVSANWDETIGSIIAEAMDKVGKDGTITVEEAKGIETTLDVVEGMQFDKGYLSPYFVTNAETMEVSLDNAYLLINEKKISSLKDMLPLLEKVAKTGRPLLIIAEDVEGEALATLVVNKLRGILHIAAVKAPGFGDRRKAMLEDLAILTGGKVITEDLGIKLEGVELSDLGTAKRVTITKENTTIVEGAGSSESITGRVNQIRRQIEETTSDYDREKLQERLAKLAGGVAVINVGAATETEMKEKKARVEDALHATRAAVEEGIVPGGGTALIRAQAAIGDLGLAGDEKTGAGIVSRAIEAPLRQLAANAGREGALIVENVKTNKAGHGYNVATDTYEDLIASGVVDPTKVTRSALQNAASIAGLLLTTEALITEIKEEKPAGGGGHGHDHGMGDF, from the coding sequence ATCATGGCTAAGCAATTGCAATTCGACGAAGCAGCCCGCCAGGCGCTTCTCCGCGGCGTGGAGAAACTCGCCCGCGCCGTCAAGGCGACCCTCGGCCCGGCCGGCCGCAATGTCATCCTCGACAAGAAGTTCGGCTCCCCGACCATCACCAAGGACGGTGTCTCGGTCGCCAAGGAAATCGAACTGGAGTGCCCCTACGAGAACATGGGCGCCCAGCTGATCCGCGAAGTCTCCAGCAAGACCTCCGACATCGCCGGTGACGGCACCACGACCGCGACCGTGCTCGCGGAAGCAATCTACAAGGAAGGCCTGCGCAACGTGACCGCCGGTGCCAACCCGATCTCGCTGCAGCGCGGCATCCTGAAGGCCACCGAGGCCATCGTGGCCCAGCTCAAGGCCATCTCCAAGGAAGTCAACGACACCAAGGAAATCGCCCAGGTTGCCACCGTCTCCGCCAACTGGGACGAGACCATCGGCAGCATCATCGCCGAAGCGATGGACAAGGTCGGCAAGGACGGCACGATCACAGTGGAAGAAGCCAAGGGCATCGAAACCACCCTCGACGTGGTGGAAGGCATGCAGTTCGACAAGGGCTACCTCTCCCCGTACTTCGTGACCAACGCGGAGACGATGGAAGTGTCCCTCGACAACGCCTACCTGCTCATCAACGAGAAGAAGATCTCCTCGCTGAAAGACATGCTGCCGCTGCTCGAGAAGGTGGCCAAGACCGGCCGCCCGCTCCTGATCATCGCGGAAGACGTGGAAGGCGAAGCGCTGGCTACCTTGGTGGTGAACAAGCTGCGCGGCATCCTGCACATCGCAGCCGTGAAGGCTCCGGGCTTCGGCGACCGCCGCAAGGCGATGCTGGAAGACCTCGCGATCCTCACCGGTGGCAAGGTCATCACCGAAGACCTCGGCATCAAGCTCGAGGGCGTCGAACTCTCCGACCTGGGCACCGCCAAGCGCGTGACCATCACCAAGGAAAACACCACCATCGTTGAAGGTGCCGGTTCCAGCGAGTCCATCACCGGCCGCGTGAATCAGATCCGCCGCCAGATCGAGGAAACCACCAGCGACTACGACCGCGAGAAGCTCCAGGAGCGCCTCGCCAAGCTCGCCGGCGGTGTGGCCGTTATCAACGTCGGTGCCGCCACCGAGACCGAGATGAAGGAGAAGAAGGCCCGCGTGGAAGACGCCCTGCACGCCACCCGCGCTGCGGTGGAAGAGGGCATCGTCCCCGGCGGTGGTACTGCCCTGATCCGTGCCCAGGCCGCCATCGGCGACCTCGGCTTGGCAGGTGACGAGAAGACCGGTGCCGGCATCGTGTCCCGCGCGATCGAGGCTCCCCTCCGCCAGCTGGCTGCCAACGCCGGCCGCGAAGGTGCTCTGATCGTCGAGAACGTGAAGACGAACAAGGCCGGTCACGGCTACAACGTCGCCACCGACACCTACGAAGACCTCATCGCTTCCGGCGTGGTCGACCCGACCAAGGTGACCCGTTCCGCCCTGCAGAACGCCGCCTCGATCGCCGGTCTCCTGCTCACCACGGAAGCCCTGATCACCGAGATCAAGGAAGAGAAGCCCGCCGGCGGCGGTGGCCACGGCCACGACCACGGCATGGGCGACTTCTAA
- the dnaK gene encoding molecular chaperone DnaK, which yields MSKILGIDLGTTNSCMAVMEGGEPVVLENSEGARTTPSIVAFTKSGERVIGQAAKRQAVTNPKNTIFSAKRLIGRKFSELSEADKKMPYTIVAAANGDAHIEVEVGGEKKTYSPQEIAAMVLGKLKADAEAKLGETITDAVITVPAYFNDSQRNATKAAGEIAGLNVRRIINEPTAAALAYGLDKKSDEKIAVYDLGGGTFDISVLEIGDGVFEVLATDGDTQLGGDDWDNALIAWIVSEFKKDQGIDLSTQPDALQRIKEEAEKAKIALSSSQSYDISLPFITADQTGPKHIQLTLTRAKLEQLTDHLFERTKKPVRDCLKEAGVSSSQVDELVLVGGMTRMPKVIEVAKELAGKEPHRGVNPDEVVAIGASIQGGVLKGDVKDVLLLDVTPLTLSIETEGSRATSMIERNTTIPAKKSQVFSTASDNQPAVDIRICQGERPMFSDNKLLGNFKLDGIAPARRGEPQIEVTFDIDANGILHVSAKDKQSGKEQKISIQGSSGLSKEEIERAKQEAESHAEEDRKRVETIDTKNKAENLVYSVEKQLSELPAEAPAELKSGIQAKVDAVKDALKSDDIDAIKGATSTLESALQELYNAAQQAQGAMGGNPGGGDVDVEPAEGGQSSEPRQAKGKVVEAEVVDK from the coding sequence ATGTCAAAGATTCTCGGTATCGACCTCGGAACGACGAACTCGTGTATGGCCGTCATGGAAGGCGGCGAGCCCGTCGTGCTCGAAAACTCGGAAGGCGCCCGCACCACGCCCTCGATCGTGGCATTCACGAAGAGCGGCGAGCGCGTGATCGGCCAGGCCGCCAAGCGCCAGGCGGTGACCAACCCGAAGAACACCATTTTCTCCGCCAAGCGCCTGATCGGCCGCAAGTTCTCGGAACTTTCCGAGGCCGACAAGAAGATGCCCTACACGATCGTGGCCGCCGCGAATGGCGACGCGCACATCGAAGTGGAAGTGGGCGGCGAGAAGAAGACCTACTCTCCGCAGGAGATCGCGGCGATGGTGCTCGGCAAGCTGAAAGCCGACGCCGAAGCCAAGCTGGGCGAAACCATCACCGACGCGGTGATCACGGTGCCAGCTTACTTCAACGACTCCCAGCGCAACGCGACCAAGGCTGCCGGCGAGATCGCGGGCCTGAACGTCCGCCGCATCATCAACGAGCCGACCGCAGCCGCGCTCGCCTACGGCCTCGATAAGAAGTCCGACGAGAAAATCGCCGTGTATGACCTCGGCGGCGGCACCTTCGACATCTCCGTGCTGGAGATCGGCGACGGCGTCTTCGAAGTGCTCGCGACCGATGGCGACACCCAGCTCGGCGGTGACGACTGGGACAACGCGCTGATCGCTTGGATCGTGAGCGAGTTCAAGAAGGACCAAGGTATCGACCTGTCCACCCAGCCCGACGCGCTGCAGCGCATCAAGGAAGAGGCGGAGAAGGCGAAGATCGCCCTGTCCTCCAGCCAGTCCTACGACATCAGCCTGCCCTTCATCACGGCGGACCAGACCGGCCCGAAGCACATTCAGCTCACGCTGACCCGTGCGAAGCTCGAGCAGCTCACCGACCACCTTTTCGAGCGCACCAAGAAGCCGGTGCGCGATTGCCTCAAGGAAGCCGGTGTCAGCAGCTCGCAGGTCGATGAACTCGTCCTCGTGGGTGGTATGACCCGCATGCCGAAGGTGATCGAAGTGGCGAAGGAACTCGCCGGCAAGGAGCCTCACCGCGGTGTGAACCCGGACGAAGTGGTAGCCATCGGCGCCTCGATCCAAGGCGGCGTGCTCAAGGGCGACGTGAAGGACGTGCTCCTGCTCGACGTGACCCCGCTGACCCTTTCGATCGAAACGGAAGGCTCGCGTGCGACCTCGATGATCGAGCGCAACACGACCATCCCGGCGAAAAAATCGCAGGTCTTCTCGACCGCTTCCGACAACCAGCCTGCGGTGGACATCCGCATCTGCCAAGGCGAACGCCCGATGTTCAGCGACAACAAGCTGCTCGGTAACTTCAAGCTGGATGGCATCGCCCCCGCACGCCGCGGCGAGCCGCAGATCGAAGTGACCTTCGATATCGACGCGAACGGCATCCTGCACGTGTCCGCGAAGGACAAGCAGTCCGGCAAGGAGCAGAAGATCTCGATCCAAGGTTCCTCGGGCCTCTCGAAGGAAGAAATCGAGCGCGCCAAGCAGGAAGCCGAATCGCACGCCGAAGAAGACCGCAAGCGTGTCGAGACCATCGACACGAAGAACAAGGCGGAGAACCTCGTCTACAGCGTGGAGAAGCAACTCTCCGAGCTGCCTGCCGAGGCCCCGGCCGAACTCAAGTCCGGTATCCAAGCGAAAGTCGATGCGGTGAAGGACGCCCTGAAGAGCGACGATATCGACGCGATCAAGGGTGCGACCTCGACCCTCGAGTCCGCGCTGCAGGAACTCTACAACGCCGCGCAGCAAGCGCAGGGCGCGATGGGTGGCAACCCGGGCGGCGGCGATGTGGACGTGGAGCCCGCCGAAGGCGGCCAGTCCTCCGAGCCACGCCAAGCCAAGGGCAAGGTCGTGGAAGCGGAAGTCGTGGATAAGTAA
- a CDS encoding beta strand repeat-containing protein, with translation MFSSPLVSRRALRLGLPLLAISTGAYIWTQAPPVSPEAVQAPAVSSVRHQAPPSPELPAGAEIPGKAPEAPAATTSPAPSLQAAAPLTREMDLAINPYAAGLSAPGKSKRAWDTKFIESFQRSKDGDPVRFELTNGAIAEGIVRIVQFDQGSVFYVSGELSAPEQGKFFFLTPPAGGKAGKAVGVVEFPASETAYRVEPTGADGAPELWQRRLDEVVCMRGAEADPALLDHATCSCGKPHDIVPLRPDQVPNYVPEHNDEIISLQSYPGSPAVLLLDFAGGYTNSWGGIAYARPNVSNEVIKDVWKRVAEDFMPFNINVTTDINVFLAAPAASRQRCCYTTTPVTAAGVAYYGSWNWGNDTVCWSVYNVGKAAAEVGSHEVGHTLGLAHQGQTGGGEYYGGHGGGETGWAPIMGVGYYQAVTTWAKGEYTNANQGQDQLLTITTTNNNVGYRADDTGSTLATSRYLEIYTGNSVSAEGVIERTADTDAFQFTTTGGTVNLRVDPVAPGDWGNLATMATLADASGNVLFTANAQEDVSSTINANLAAGTYTFRVTGVGKNDPLTNGFSDYGSLGYYSVSGTVPGARQPTRLSVDERAPNSTVVGNIPATNPNNSPLTYTIASGNTGGTFAISNAGVVNVANNTLLDYYTLAANPALYAAQFELFVNIANVNNPALSETNRRVVIAVEQLYAPKPTGLIATLDSSLRIRLEWAQSYGATGYNVKRSTTPGGPYASRGTVTGMSFSDSGLTQGVTYYYVVTAVNENGGSNNSAEASAVALPVAGGFESPRLAAGTFRYAPAGATAGWTFGGSAGNGSGLVSNGSAFGNPTSPEGTQAAFVQSSSSISQTISGLTPGTLYTINYLAAQRGGQSGQTWDLVIDGNVIKSNTAGPASYTAHTATFTATAALHTLAIVGTNTAGGDNTVFIDNLQIVAAGPTIANFSFESPGLGGGSGAYQYNPSGGSWTFGGSAGNGTGIAANGSAFGSPAAPHGSQVAFVQQNGTLSQALSGFTSGKAYTVSYFAAQRGGSYGGQTWDVKIGSNVIQSNGVGSTSFTSYTARFVASSSTQTLSFAGTNLNGGDRSVFLDNVSISPSDAIQPVVPGLALTSPANNTVFASNAPVNLTASVTANGNAINAVQFFVGKTLIGQINNAPYTCAWSNASAGKHTAFARVLFNNGSSEDSAPLVFVVANTNLNLGFETPNLGGGHQYAPAGASWTFSQTGIASNGSAFNSPAAPEGTQVGFVQFTGTTSQIITGFVPGTNYTVTYSAAQRSGNQQTWNVKIDGAVIQSASGGSSSFANRSASFTASAAYHALAFEGTNLAGGDNTIFIDNISFNPPLQSNQGPALVANTSPATATDVVGSEVSFTAAFGSQLPTTYQWQKIVNGQLTDIAGATTPTLTLANLQLADAGSYRLQATSAAGVSVSAASTLTVANVPAAVDNVIVSHAAQTGLGSSSPIFSPTWEVIPGSLIATKAPSEAGSGNFTNSTNVLTNGSVGRSTFGSGGATATQVTAGGGAGQSLTYTLGTSPGGYSLFRIVVHGGWPDAGRDQQAYTVSYATVAAPTTFLPLAEVNYNPANPAAVQSATRSTLVSSTGGPLATGVAALRFDFTTPSPENGYCGYTEISVYGSSQEPAVLMHTSPATATEVVGGQVTFTASISGATPLSYQWQKVVNGTPSDIAGATGPSLTLSNLQAGDAASYQLKATNSQGTATSTPGKLTVNNVPAAVNNVITSLAAQTGLGGNTTFTPSWKLMADGSLIGGLAPSSAAGNFSLNGNGKSTAALTTIRSLSISPTTVGENSFNYLSGGNGGGAGSSVVYTLPAGGNGHTLTKIMVHGGWSDAGRDQQAYTLSYSKVATPNTFVTLSSVNYNPTNTAAVQSTTRSTLTAANGVLATNVAAVKFDFSTPGSENGWVGYAQLAVYGSPTLSSPINLTATPGDAQATLSWAMTPGASSYNVKRSTVNGGPYATIGSVSSPGFLNTGLTNGTPYYYVVTALNGSEETGSSSQVSVTPVAVGYEGWLDDYPSITGPARGAAADPDGDGIPNGIEFLTGTSPAEASNAAPMSNTMDGSGNLVLQFKRVDAAKAYAVTVESATGIAGPWTSIAVPNIATSTPAMTVIENGNAADDITVVILREGQPKKFARVRIAIPVAP, from the coding sequence GTGTTTTCCTCTCCTCTTGTCTCCCGTCGGGCGCTGCGTCTCGGTCTGCCCCTCCTCGCGATAAGCACCGGGGCCTACATCTGGACCCAAGCTCCGCCGGTTTCTCCCGAGGCGGTCCAAGCTCCCGCAGTGTCTTCGGTTCGCCATCAGGCGCCACCGTCGCCGGAGCTTCCAGCTGGCGCGGAAATCCCCGGCAAGGCGCCGGAGGCTCCTGCTGCCACCACTTCCCCGGCCCCATCCCTGCAGGCTGCCGCTCCGCTCACCCGCGAGATGGATCTCGCTATCAATCCCTATGCCGCCGGCTTGAGCGCCCCCGGAAAATCCAAGCGGGCTTGGGACACCAAGTTCATCGAGAGCTTCCAGCGCTCGAAGGACGGCGATCCCGTCCGCTTCGAGCTCACGAACGGAGCCATCGCCGAGGGCATCGTGCGGATCGTCCAGTTCGATCAGGGCAGCGTCTTTTACGTCTCCGGCGAACTGAGCGCCCCGGAGCAGGGCAAGTTCTTCTTCCTCACCCCTCCCGCAGGCGGCAAGGCCGGCAAGGCGGTCGGTGTCGTGGAATTTCCCGCGAGTGAAACCGCATATCGCGTCGAGCCCACCGGAGCCGATGGCGCTCCGGAGCTCTGGCAGCGCCGCTTGGATGAAGTCGTCTGCATGCGCGGCGCGGAGGCGGATCCTGCCCTGTTAGATCATGCCACCTGCTCTTGCGGCAAGCCTCACGACATCGTTCCCCTGCGGCCCGACCAAGTGCCGAACTATGTGCCCGAGCACAATGACGAGATCATCTCCCTGCAGAGCTACCCCGGCTCACCCGCGGTGCTCCTGCTCGATTTCGCGGGTGGCTACACCAATAGCTGGGGCGGCATCGCCTATGCCCGCCCGAATGTCAGCAACGAGGTGATCAAGGACGTCTGGAAGCGCGTGGCGGAGGACTTCATGCCCTTCAACATCAACGTCACCACCGACATCAATGTCTTCCTTGCGGCACCCGCGGCCAGCCGCCAGCGCTGCTGCTATACCACCACCCCGGTCACCGCCGCCGGTGTTGCCTACTACGGCTCATGGAACTGGGGGAACGATACCGTCTGCTGGTCGGTCTACAATGTAGGCAAGGCCGCCGCGGAAGTCGGATCGCACGAAGTCGGCCACACCCTCGGCCTAGCCCATCAGGGGCAGACGGGCGGCGGCGAATACTACGGCGGCCATGGCGGTGGCGAAACCGGATGGGCACCCATCATGGGCGTAGGCTATTACCAAGCGGTCACCACTTGGGCGAAGGGCGAGTATACGAACGCCAACCAAGGTCAGGATCAGTTGCTGACCATCACCACGACCAACAACAACGTCGGCTACCGCGCCGACGATACCGGAAGCACCCTGGCCACCTCACGCTACCTCGAGATCTACACCGGCAACTCCGTCTCTGCCGAGGGCGTGATCGAGCGCACCGCTGATACGGATGCCTTCCAGTTCACCACTACCGGCGGCACCGTCAATCTACGGGTCGATCCCGTGGCACCCGGAGATTGGGGGAATCTCGCCACCATGGCCACGCTGGCGGATGCATCGGGCAATGTTCTCTTCACCGCCAATGCGCAGGAAGATGTCTCCTCGACGATCAACGCGAACCTCGCGGCGGGCACTTACACCTTCAGGGTCACGGGTGTCGGCAAGAACGATCCGCTTACCAACGGCTTCTCGGACTACGGCAGCCTCGGCTACTACTCCGTCTCCGGCACCGTGCCGGGAGCCCGTCAGCCGACGCGCCTGAGCGTCGATGAGCGTGCACCTAACAGCACGGTCGTCGGTAATATCCCGGCCACCAATCCCAATAACAGCCCGCTCACCTATACCATCGCCTCCGGCAATACCGGGGGCACCTTCGCCATCAGCAATGCCGGTGTGGTCAACGTGGCGAACAACACCTTGCTCGATTATTACACCTTGGCTGCGAACCCCGCGTTGTACGCCGCCCAATTCGAGCTCTTCGTGAATATCGCGAACGTGAACAACCCCGCACTTTCGGAGACGAACCGTCGCGTTGTGATCGCCGTGGAGCAGCTCTATGCGCCGAAACCTACCGGGCTCATCGCCACCTTGGATAGCAGCCTGCGGATCCGTCTGGAGTGGGCGCAGAGCTATGGTGCCACCGGTTACAACGTGAAGCGCTCGACCACGCCAGGCGGTCCCTACGCCAGCCGCGGCACTGTCACCGGCATGAGCTTCTCCGACAGCGGACTCACCCAGGGAGTGACCTATTATTACGTGGTCACCGCGGTGAATGAGAATGGAGGGAGCAACAACTCCGCGGAAGCCAGCGCGGTTGCCTTGCCGGTTGCGGGCGGCTTCGAGTCGCCGCGCTTGGCCGCCGGCACGTTCCGGTATGCGCCCGCCGGGGCTACCGCCGGTTGGACCTTCGGCGGCAGCGCCGGGAATGGCTCGGGCCTCGTCTCGAACGGCAGCGCCTTCGGCAACCCCACCTCTCCGGAAGGCACCCAGGCCGCTTTCGTGCAGTCAAGCAGTTCGATCTCCCAAACGATCTCCGGGCTCACCCCGGGCACGCTCTATACCATCAACTACCTCGCCGCCCAACGTGGCGGGCAGAGCGGGCAAACATGGGATCTCGTCATCGATGGGAATGTCATCAAGTCCAACACGGCGGGGCCTGCCAGCTACACCGCCCACACCGCGACCTTCACCGCCACCGCCGCTCTCCATACCTTGGCCATCGTCGGGACCAATACCGCGGGCGGGGACAACACGGTTTTCATCGATAACCTTCAGATCGTCGCGGCGGGCCCCACCATCGCGAACTTCAGCTTCGAGTCTCCCGGCCTCGGCGGTGGCTCGGGTGCTTATCAGTACAATCCCTCGGGTGGCTCCTGGACTTTCGGTGGCTCCGCCGGAAACGGCACGGGCATCGCGGCGAATGGCAGCGCCTTCGGCAGCCCGGCCGCGCCGCATGGTTCTCAGGTCGCCTTCGTGCAGCAGAATGGCACGCTCTCCCAAGCTCTTTCGGGCTTTACTTCGGGCAAGGCCTACACGGTCAGCTACTTCGCCGCGCAGCGAGGGGGCAGCTACGGCGGGCAGACGTGGGATGTGAAGATCGGCAGCAACGTCATTCAGTCGAATGGCGTGGGCAGCACCAGCTTCACCAGCTACACCGCGAGGTTCGTCGCTTCTTCCTCGACCCAGACCTTGTCCTTCGCCGGCACCAATTTGAATGGCGGCGATCGCAGCGTGTTCCTCGACAACGTCAGCATCAGCCCGAGCGATGCGATTCAGCCGGTGGTCCCCGGCCTCGCCCTGACAAGCCCTGCGAACAACACCGTCTTCGCCTCGAATGCTCCGGTGAATCTTACCGCTTCGGTCACCGCGAATGGCAATGCCATCAACGCCGTCCAGTTCTTCGTCGGCAAGACCCTGATCGGCCAAATCAACAACGCGCCCTACACCTGCGCGTGGAGCAATGCCAGCGCCGGGAAACACACTGCCTTTGCCCGCGTGCTGTTCAATAATGGTAGCTCCGAGGACTCCGCGCCGCTCGTCTTCGTCGTCGCGAATACCAATCTCAACCTCGGCTTCGAAACCCCGAATCTCGGAGGGGGCCACCAGTACGCACCGGCCGGGGCTTCGTGGACCTTCTCACAGACCGGCATCGCCTCGAATGGCAGTGCCTTCAATAGCCCGGCCGCTCCGGAGGGAACGCAAGTCGGCTTTGTCCAGTTCACCGGTACCACTTCGCAGATCATCACCGGCTTCGTTCCCGGCACGAACTACACGGTGACCTACTCTGCCGCCCAGCGTTCGGGCAACCAGCAGACATGGAACGTGAAGATCGATGGCGCGGTCATTCAATCCGCGAGCGGCGGCAGCTCCTCGTTCGCCAATCGCTCGGCCAGCTTCACCGCTTCAGCTGCCTATCACGCTCTTGCCTTTGAAGGCACCAATCTGGCCGGGGGTGACAACACGATCTTCATCGACAATATCAGCTTCAATCCGCCTCTCCAAAGCAATCAAGGACCGGCCTTGGTGGCGAATACCTCGCCCGCGACGGCGACCGATGTGGTCGGCAGCGAGGTCAGCTTCACGGCGGCCTTCGGCAGCCAGCTCCCCACGACTTACCAATGGCAGAAGATCGTGAATGGTCAGCTCACCGATATTGCCGGTGCGACCACTCCGACCCTTACGCTGGCCAATCTCCAGTTGGCGGATGCCGGTTCCTACCGCCTTCAGGCCACTAGTGCCGCAGGCGTGTCGGTGAGTGCGGCCAGCACGCTCACGGTCGCAAACGTCCCGGCAGCGGTGGACAACGTGATCGTCAGCCATGCGGCCCAGACCGGACTTGGCAGTTCCAGCCCTATCTTCTCGCCCACATGGGAGGTGATTCCCGGTAGCCTGATCGCCACCAAGGCCCCATCGGAAGCCGGTAGCGGGAACTTCACCAACAGCACGAACGTGCTGACCAACGGCAGCGTCGGGCGATCCACCTTCGGCTCGGGTGGCGCCACTGCTACTCAAGTGACCGCTGGCGGTGGCGCGGGCCAGTCGCTCACTTACACGCTCGGCACCTCGCCCGGCGGCTACAGCCTTTTTAGGATCGTGGTTCACGGCGGCTGGCCGGATGCTGGGCGGGACCAGCAGGCATACACGGTCTCCTATGCCACCGTTGCGGCGCCCACCACTTTCCTTCCGCTCGCGGAGGTGAACTACAATCCAGCGAACCCAGCCGCCGTCCAGTCCGCGACCCGCTCGACCTTGGTCTCTTCGACCGGTGGCCCGCTGGCCACCGGGGTTGCCGCTCTCAGGTTCGACTTCACCACGCCCTCTCCCGAGAACGGCTATTGCGGCTACACCGAGATCTCGGTCTACGGCAGTTCGCAGGAGCCTGCGGTGCTGATGCACACTTCACCTGCAACCGCTACGGAAGTCGTGGGTGGGCAGGTGACTTTCACCGCCTCGATCTCCGGTGCCACTCCACTGTCGTATCAATGGCAGAAGGTCGTGAACGGAACTCCGAGCGATATCGCCGGTGCCACCGGTCCCTCTCTCACGCTCTCCAATCTGCAGGCCGGAGATGCCGCCAGCTACCAGCTCAAGGCCACCAACTCCCAAGGCACCGCCACCAGCACGCCGGGCAAGCTGACGGTGAACAATGTGCCTGCGGCCGTGAACAACGTGATCACCTCGTTGGCCGCGCAAACCGGCCTCGGGGGTAACACTACCTTCACCCCGAGCTGGAAGTTGATGGCGGATGGCAGCCTGATCGGTGGCCTCGCTCCATCTAGTGCGGCGGGCAATTTCAGCCTGAATGGAAATGGCAAGAGCACGGCGGCCCTCACCACCATTCGCAGTTTGTCCATCAGCCCGACCACCGTGGGGGAGAACAGCTTCAACTACCTGAGCGGCGGGAATGGCGGCGGTGCCGGCTCCTCGGTGGTTTACACCCTTCCTGCCGGGGGTAATGGCCATACCTTGACCAAGATCATGGTGCACGGCGGTTGGTCGGATGCCGGTCGCGATCAGCAGGCCTACACCCTCTCTTACTCGAAGGTGGCCACGCCGAACACCTTCGTCACCTTAAGCTCGGTCAACTACAACCCCACCAATACGGCTGCCGTCCAATCCACGACCCGCTCGACCCTGACCGCGGCGAACGGCGTGCTTGCCACCAACGTGGCCGCCGTGAAGTTCGACTTCAGCACCCCGGGTTCGGAGAACGGCTGGGTCGGCTACGCGCAGCTCGCGGTCTATGGATCGCCGACGCTCTCGTCGCCGATCAACCTGACCGCTACTCCGGGAGATGCGCAGGCGACATTGAGCTGGGCCATGACCCCGGGCGCTTCTTCTTACAACGTGAAGCGCTCGACCGTGAATGGCGGGCCTTATGCCACGATCGGCAGCGTCTCCAGCCCGGGCTTCCTGAACACCGGACTCACCAATGGCACCCCGTACTACTACGTCGTGACGGCGCTCAATGGCTCAGAGGAAACCGGTAGTTCCAGCCAGGTGTCCGT